Proteins found in one Candidatus Tisiphia endosymbiont of Beris chalybata genomic segment:
- a CDS encoding IS3 family transposase, with product MVDKDYKDLSVRRQSQLLNLNRSSLYYKDSEKDQDNYLSNRIVEIYSNYPIYGYRRITAILRREVVIVNSKKVRRLMKLMNLQAIYPSINTSKRNLKEAIYPYLLSGLEVIKPNQVWQVDITYLRVQSGFMYLVALIDVYTRLVVGYRLSNSLNTESCLLALEDAIAKYGKPSIINSDQGSQFTSEDWINELRRCVISISMTGKGRCNDNAHIERLWRSFKYEGSYLYRCTSVLELKNNIPKWLNWYNNQRPHQALEYKTPFEIYSGFMDKSCDLPTIPLLPQQLQNYKNNIFVDSL from the coding sequence ATGGTAGATAAGGATTATAAAGATTTAAGTGTTCGTCGGCAAAGTCAGCTATTGAATCTGAACCGCTCCAGCCTATATTACAAGGATTCGGAGAAGGATCAAGATAATTATTTAAGTAATAGAATAGTTGAGATCTATAGTAATTATCCGATATATGGTTACCGGCGAATAACGGCGATACTTAGGAGAGAAGTGGTAATTGTTAACAGCAAAAAAGTCAGGAGGTTGATGAAACTAATGAATTTGCAAGCAATTTACCCTTCGATTAATACAAGTAAAAGAAACCTAAAAGAAGCTATTTATCCATATTTGCTATCAGGGTTAGAGGTTATAAAGCCAAATCAGGTATGGCAGGTGGATATCACTTATTTAAGGGTACAAAGTGGTTTTATGTATTTGGTTGCATTAATCGATGTTTATACTAGATTAGTAGTAGGATATCGTTTATCAAATAGTTTAAATACAGAGAGCTGTTTGCTAGCGTTAGAAGATGCTATAGCTAAATATGGGAAGCCGTCGATAATTAATAGTGATCAAGGTAGCCAGTTTACCAGCGAGGATTGGATTAATGAATTGAGGAGATGCGTCATAAGCATCAGCATGACGGGCAAAGGCAGGTGTAACGATAATGCCCATATTGAGCGTTTATGGCGATCGTTTAAGTATGAGGGGTCGTATTTATACCGGTGTACTTCAGTTTTAGAGTTGAAAAATAATATCCCGAAATGGTTGAATTGGTATAACAATCAAAGGCCCCATCAGGCTTTGGAGTACAAAACGCCGTTTGAGATATATAGTGGATTTATGGATAAGTCTTGCGACTTACCCACAATTCCACTATTACCACAACAGCTACAAAATTATAAAAATAATATTTTTGTAGATAGTTTATGA